The genomic segment AAAATAACTCCAATTTCAATGAAAAAAGTGGTTGTTTATTGCCATGAAATACATATTGAAAGTTCGGTAGGGATTTTTGAATTAACTGCAGAACCTTATTTACAAGAGTATTTTCTTCAAAACGGCCTAGGATCAATGACCGGGTCGGGTTTTGGGATGTTAGAGCAGCTTTAGATAGGAGGTGGAAATATGCAAGCTGAGATTGAGGTAAGAGCGAATGATTGGCTTATAAATTCTGGCATAACGGGATTTTTAAATATTGTTGGGAAAGAGAATGTGCGGATAGATGGGCAGTCACTGTACTTTTCAACAGATATATTGGAAGGCTTTGAAACTAAATATTTCAACTATTTTATCAAAGAATACAAAGAAACTTTAGCTTGGCATAAAATTGTTTCATATAAAGAGAAAATGGAATATTACCGGGCGGAAGAATTCGCTTCTTTTGATGAGAAAGCACTAGACGATTTAAATAAGTATACAAAAGATGTTGTGAAATTTTATCTTAAAAAACCAAACTATATTAAGGTTTTTCCATTAATCGATCCTGAAGCAAATATCACAGAATGGTTGGGAAACTTAACGACAATTACTATTTCAAAAAAACAAAAATTTGAAGAGGTAAAAGTCGAGATACTTGAAAGCGTAAAATCCACATACAACCAAATAGATGCCATCATCGACTTTTGTGCAAGTGAAAAAGGCCTTAAGTATTTAGGTGCTAAAAATCTAATTTACTCTGTGATTAATAAAGGTTGGTCAGGTGTATCTTTTCTCTTTAAACAAACTAAATTTATTGATCCTTATGAAGATTACAAAACTACATTTTTGGATCCGGTGTTCGAATACCTAGACACAGACTTATCCAAAGCAAAATATAATTGTTTTATTTGCAACCAACCAATTAAAACTTTGAAATTAGACCTTAGTTTTATGAACGATGTAGGTTTTGATACTGCAAGAAAAACGTCACATGTGTGGGATTTTAATAATGATGTTGCCACATGTCCGGTGTGTCGTTTGATTTATTCTTGTGTTCCAGCAGGGTTTACGTATGTATATGGAGAAGGTATGTTTGTTAATGATTCTTTCAGTATAGATAAATTACTCGATGTGAATGTACATATGCGTGAATCTATCTTACATTTTAACAACGAAGGAATTAACTCAAATAACCCATACAGAGCTCTTGTTGAATCTATTACGATGGAAAAAGAAGATAAACGGCGTTATGAACTAGCAGATATTCAACTTGTCAGATATGAAAATGAACATTATCGTTTTAATATTTTGTCTAAAAAAATGCTACATATTTTAAATGATTCTAAAACGATTTTAAAAAGTTTAATACGTTGTGGCTATAAAGAAGGAAACTTGAACATTAATTTATACAAAGAAGTTATTCAACATTTAATGAATAATGAAAACTTATTTACACTTATTCATAAGCTGATCTTCTATAAACAAACAAATGCTAATGGCTTGTACTACAATATGGGGCATGTTGCAGGGATTTTAGAGATAAATACAAAATTTTTGAAGGAGATAGATGTGATGACAAATATTTCTCAAAAGCAGTTATGGTTTGTTCAAAGTTGCGGGACGGAATTTAAAGAAGGTTATTATGGTAAGAAATCAGAAAATAAGATTGCGGGAATCACATATAAATTATTAAATGCTTTAAAAGTAAATGATAAAGATGGATTTATGGATACGTTATTAAATAGTTATTCTTATTTAGCTAAACCAATCCCTAGTGTTTTCATGAATGTTTTTTCGAATGATGAAGCTTTTAAATCAGTAGGCTACGCGTTTATGCTAGGTGTAGGTGGAGAGAGAACTAAAAAAGAAGATGGAGGAAACACAGATGAAAAATAAAGGACTAGCAATGACAATCGTTTTCCAAGCAGAAAGTGCCAATTATGGGGAGTCTCTTGGTAATATTTCCGCACTTAAAAAGATTTCTCGTAACAATGGTGACCAGTACACCTATATTTCTCGCCAAGCAATTCGATATAATTTAATGGAACAAATTGGTGAAAAAGTAGCACCTGTAAAAGCAGAGGGTGGCGGCGATAAGAAGGTTATTCAATTTTTAAGTGAAGCTTCTATTGCAGATTTTCCAGAGCTAGACTTCTTTGGTTATTTAAAAACAGAAAAAGGAACTGCCGGACAAAAGCGTTCAGCTAAAGTACGCTTGTCTAATGCGATTTCACTTGAAACATTTAAAGGCGATCTAGACTTCTTAACCAATAAAGGTCAAGCAGATAAAATAAACGAAAATATGAATATCGCACAAGCAGAAATTCATAAATCATATTATCGCTATACGATTACAATTGATTTAGACCAAATCGGAATTGATGGGACAGTGGAAATAGACAATAAAGAAAAAGCTCGTCGTGTGAAAAAATTAATGGATACAGTTGCGTTTTTATACCGTGATATTCGCGGACGCCGTGAAGACTTAAAACCACTTTTCGTCATTGGTGGGGTGTATGATGTGAAAAATCCAGTGTTCCAAAATGTAGTGGACGTGTTAGATAATAAAATCGTTATTAAAAATATTGACGACTTATTGCAATACGAGGACATTCGCGAAAATACAAAGGTTGGTATTATTGATGGTCAATTTGCCAATGCGGATGAAGTGAAATCGAAATTAAACGCAGAGTCTGTACCAGCTTTCTTCAATGAAATTAAAGGAAAGATTGATGCTTATTATGAAGGCAATTAGAGTAAAGCTTTGGCAAGATTTGGTGAATTATAAAAAGCCAACTAGTTTTCAACTAAAAGAAACCTACCCTTTGCCACCATATTCCACTGTAATTGGTATGATTCATACACTATGTGGATTTACTAGCTACCATGAAATGAAAATTAGTATTCAAGGTAAATATTTTTCAAAAGTGAATGATTTAGCCACAAGATATGAGTTTAAAAATGGGATGACGTATGATGCAACACGCCACCAAATTAAAGTAGATAATTATGGTGTGAGTCGCGGGATTTCAACTGTCGAATTATTAGTTGATTTAGAACTATTGCTACACATTATCCCAGAAGACCCAGCTCTGGTTCCCGTTATCGAAAAAGCATTCAAAGAGCCAATCGAATATCCGTCACTTGGGCGTCGGGAGGATATTGCTACAATTCAAGCTGTGGATGTTGTGGAAGTGGAAAAAAGAAAGCCAAAAGAAAATAAAAGTGTAAATATTTCCAAAGATTATAATGCCTATGTACCAATTTCACTCGCAGAAAGTAAAGTGGTTCGTTTTAAATCACAAGAAAGCTCTGTTGGGCGTAGTAAGTTATTGGGAACTAGGTATTTATTAACAGAGAAATATGAACGTGTGAATCATGGAACAGAAAAAGCTCCGAAGTTCTTCCGTAAATGGCGCAAGAAAGACGTTATTTATTCAAGTAGAATCTTTGTTTCTAAAAATGATGTTTTCTTCTTGGATAAAGATGATTGTTTAGTTTTTATTGAAGAAGAGGTGTAATAAATAAGAAAAGTTACCCCTTGAATCAATTTTTCAAGGGGATTTTTCTTCTAACTAGGAGGTTTTATCATGCAAAAATATTTAGCAAAATCAAATCCGCCTGAAACGATTCAAGAACATACAGATAATTTACTAAAAAACTATCAAACCCTCAAAAAACTTTATCCGGAAATTAATATAGACTGGTACTTATTAGAATTAGTTTGTTTATTACATGATTTAGGTAAGATGAATCGGCTTTTTCAAAAGAAGCTGGGCAATGGTTCAGGAGTTGGAAAAGAGATTCCGCATGGCTATTTGTCAGTTGCGTTTGTCCCTTATAGCAAATTAGAAGATTTAGGGTATTCGGAAGATGAAATACAAGTAGTTTATCAGGCGATTGCGCGTCATCATGAAAGGAAAAAAGATTTTACAGAACAAGAATGGGAAACAGAAATTGAAAAATTATCGGAACAATGGGAAACATTCTTCTACGAGAGATTAGCTGATAATGCAGATTATAGTAGCGAAATAGATGAAATTTATTTTTACCCTGAGGCACGTATCTTTGAAGGCGAAGATACAGTTGAAATAGAAACCTTCAAAAATTATGTTCAACTAAAAGGTCTCCTAAACCGAATTGACTTCGCGGCGAGTGCTGGTATTGATGTAGAGCTTGAAAATGACTTCTTACAAGAATCAATGGAACACCAATTAGCCAATTTCCGGGAAAAGAATGCGGCAGCTGATTGGAATCTTTTGCAGAAATATATGTTACAACATCAAAACGAAAATGTTGTCGTTATTGCTGAAACTGGTATGGGGAAAACAGAGGCGGGGCTACTTTGGCTTGGAAACCACAAGGGCTTTTTTACACTACCTTTGCGGACGGCTATTAATGCCATATACACAAGAGTTACGAGGGAGATTGTTACTGACAAGCAAGCGCAAAGAGTGGGACTACTCCATTCGGAAACCTATAGTCAATACTTATTTCATGAAGAAAATACTGAAATGGAAATTGATGAGTATTACACGAGAACAAGACAAATGTCTCTTCCAGTCACCATTTGCACATTAGATCAGTTATTTGATTTTGTGTTTCGTTATGCGGGATTTGAACATAAACTAGCGACACTATCTTATTCCAAAGTAATTATTGATGAAATTCAAATGTATTCACCAGACTTATTAGCTTATTTAATTTTAGGGTTATCGTATATTGATAAATTTGGCGGCAAGTTTTGTGTTATGACCGCTACTTTGCCAGGGATTGTATTAGACTTGCTCCATGACAATGGAGTGGATTTTATTCAACCTGAAGAGAAATTTGTTTCTGAGCGAGTTCGTCATAGTGTGGAAGTAGTCCATACTGAAATTGATAGTGCTTTTATCGAACCATTCTTTGCTGGAAATAGAATCTTAGTCATTTGTAATACCATCAGTAAAGCGAAAAAAATATATTCGGAACTTAAAGCTATGTTTCCAAATAAAAAAGTCCGTCTAATTCACAGCCAATTCATCAAAAAAGATCGCTCTAAGAAAGAAGAAGAAATTTTTGAGGATGGACAAAAAGATAATCCAGAAAGCTGTATCTGGGTTGCAACTCAAGTCGTTGAGGCTTCACTTGATATCGACTTCGATTTACTATTTACAGAGCTATCTGACATTAACGGGCTCTTCCAAAGAATGGGCAGGTGCTACAGGAATCGTGCTCTTGAGGTAGATACGAACGTGTATGTTTTTGATGGAGGAGAAAAAGTTTGTTCTGGTGTAGGTCAGTTTATTGATAAAACGATTTTTATGAACTCTAAAAAAGCTTTAGAGAAGTGCAACGGAGCTTTGACGGAGATGAAGAAAATGGAAATTGTGGAACAAATATATTCTACAGAGGCGTTAAAAGAGAGTGAATTCTATGATGAACTTACTCAAGCACTGAATTATGTTAAAAGTTTTGACAGTTATGAACTAGACAAAAAAGAAGTTCGTAGCAAATTTAGAAATATAAATTCTATAACAGCTATCCCATCAACTGTATGGCAAGAAAACGAAGAGGAAATTACTAGTTATATGGAAATTCTAGCTAAATCATCCAAAGAAGTATCCAAAAAAGAAAAAATGATTGCTAGAACAAATCTAGCTGAATTTATGCTAAATATACCAGACTATCTGTATAAAAAAAGCGAGGGAGAAGTTCATAGAATCAATCGTTATGAAACTGTGATTGAATTTAAATGTGATTATTCGGAGGACATTGGGATTATTATGCAAGAAAAACAAAAAGAAAGTCTCTTCTTTTAGGAGGTGGGGACATGAGGATTAGCGGAACACATGTATATTACTACTTTGTCTGTAAACGAAAGCTTTGGTGTTTTTCTAAAGAAATTCGAATGGAGCATTTAGATGAAAATGTTCAACTCGGAAAACTATTGGACGAAACTAGTTATACCAGGGAAAATGGGCAAGTGATGATTGATGAAACAGTTAATATTGATTTTATTAAAGATTGGAAAGTTCTACATGAAGTGAAAAAAAGCCGAGCGATTGAGGAAGCGGGCATTTGGCAATTGAAGTATTATATGTACTTTTTGAAGCAAAGAGGAATTGTTATTGAAAAAGGAGTAGTTGATTATCCGAAAATAAGGCAAAGAGAGACAATTTTCTTATTAGAGGAAGATGAAAGCGAAATTGAAAAAGTATTAACAGAAATAGAAAATATTACGACAGATATGAAGCCACCAAAAGTAATTGATAAGCCGCTTTGTAAAAAATGTGCCTACTATGAGTATTGCTATATCTGAGAGGTGAGAAAAATAGAGAGTTATTATTTGTTTTCAGACGGAGAGTTAAAACGTAAAGATAATGTTATTAGGTTAACTGCGCCAGATGGGAGATTTAAAGATTTAAAAGTTGAGATGACCCGAGAGATTTTCCTTTTCGGAGAGGTTAATATGAATACGAAAGGGTTAAATTATATAGGACAATTGGGAATTCCGGTTCATATTTTTAATTATTATGGTTTTTATTCGGGTAGTTACTATCCTAGAGAAACCAATGTCTCGGGACAACTTTTGATAGCGCAAGTGGAAAATTATACAGATGAAAAGAAACGACTATATATCGCAAGTGAGTTTATTGAGGCGGCTAGCTTTAATCTACTTAGGAATTTACGGTATTACAAGCAACGTGGGAAAGATGTAACGAAAGAAATGGACGAAATCAAGTTTTTACGAAAATCTATTGGTAAAATGGAAGATATTCAAAGCTTAATGGGAATCGAGGGGAATATTAGAAAAACTTACTATGAAGCATGGCAAAAAATCATCAATCAAGAAATAGATTTCGAAAAAAGGGTAAAAAGACCGCCAGATAATATGATTAACACATTAATTTCATATGTTAATTCTTTGGTTTATTCAAGTTGTTTAACTGAGATTTACAAAACACAACTAAATCCAGTCATTAGTTATTTGCATAGTGCGGGAGAACGGAGATTTTCGTTATGTCTTGATATTGCTGAGATTTTTAAGCCGTTAATTGCGGATCGTATAATATTTAGTTTGTTAAATAAAAATGTGATTACAGAAGATAATTTTGAAAAAGAAGCTAATTTTTGTTATATGAATAAAGCTGCCCGTCAAAAAGTATTACAGGCATATGATTTAAGGATGAAAGAAACAATAAAGCATCGTGATTTAGGTCGGAATGTTTCGTATCGACACTTAATTCGTTTGGAATGTTATAAACTAGTAAAGCATCTAATGAACGATAAAGAATATGAAGGCTTCAAGATTTGGTGGTGACTATATGTATGTGATTTTAATTTATGATATTTCTGTGGAAAACGGTGGGGCAAAGGTATGGCGCAATGTGTTTAAGATTTGTAAGCGATATTTAACACATGTCCAAAAGTCTGTATTTGAGGGTGAAATAACGCCAGCTCTTTTAGTGAAATTACGGATGGAGCTAGACAAATATATTCGTTCAGATATGGATTCAGTGATTGTCTTTTCCAGCAGGCAACAAAAATGGTTAGAAAAAGAATTTTGGGGACTGACTGATGAAAAAACATCGAATTTTTTCTGAATAAATATTTCTGTCGACCTCCAGTAGTGCAAAAAACACTGGAGAACGACAGAAACGTGGGAAGCCTTGGGGGAGAATGGTTTTTGGTGAATATGCTTGTTTAAGTCGAGAAAATAAGATAGATTTTACCTGCTTTTTACGGCGGTCGACAAAAACAAGCCCGTGAGGTAAGATGGGAGTAGGGAAAGATATTGGCGGGTTTTAATTACTTATTGTGAAATGTAAATGAATACTGAAACGGCTGTTCAAGCTAATTATTTTTGTTTTAATTACTTATTGTGAAATGTAAATCTTTTTAACTTAAATTATATTATACTAATTAAGTTTGGTTTTAATTACTTATTGTGAAATGTAAATAAATTTAGGAGGAACTTAAAAATGAACAGATACGGTTTTAATTACTTATTGTGAAATGTAAATCTCTTCCGCGAGTGCCTTTTGACTCTTGTAGCGCTTTGTTTTAATTACTTATTGTGAAATGTAAATCAGGTAATCAAGCTGAAACGATTAAAGGAATTAAAGAGTTTTAATTACTTATTGTGAAATGTAAATTTGGGAATTCGTGGTAATATTGTACTACGGGAATAAGGTTTTAATTACTTATTGTGAAATGTAAATGCACGAGGCGAATCGGCAGGAATAGGTTCCTTCATTGTTTTAATTACTTATTGTGAAATGTAAATATACCCAATTGCCATTCTCATCTCGTTCATAGTCCCGTTTTAATTACTTATTGTGAAATGTAAATGTATTTAGGTTGAGATTAACATACCCGAAATAACTATCGTTTTAATTACTTATTGTGAAATGTAAATTTGGACTTTAGTTTGACTGTCTCTGGTACTTTAGTCGTTTTAATTACTTATTGTGAAATGTAAATTCAGGCAACACCTTAAGCGCCTTGAATAGATTCAGTTTTAATTACTTATTGTGAAATGTAAATCAGAAGCAATGCACCAGCCACCGCTAAAAATGTAATCGTTTTAATTACTTATTGTGAAATGTAAATGCAGTTACAAATTTAATAATTTCATTTCTATATTTTAGTTTTAATTACTTATTGTGAAATGTAAATTCTTGTATTGCTTCTTTAATACACATGCGCATATGTTTTAATTACTTATTGTGAAATGTAAATCCTCGAAAGTACGTATGAGCTTGTAACGGGATTCATGTTTTAATTACTTATTGTGAAATGTAAATCTACCTTGCAGCGACAGCGCGTAAGTCGCAACATCGTTTTAATTACTTATTGTGAAATGTAAATTCTGTTGCAAACGCTATGCGTATTGCAGAAGTGCTGTTTTAATTACTTATTGTGAAATGTAAATCGCTGTCATGGCATAAGTATGGACCGTGGAATTATAGTTTTAATTACTTATTGTGAAATATAAATACGAGATGGTAAGAACGCATTGTTTGACTCGCTCCAGTTTTAATTACTTATTGTGAAATGTAAATAAAAGTATTCGCTTCTTTGATAAATCAATTCCATCAAGTTTTAATTACTTATTGTGAAATGTAAATGCAGGAAAGGGAGAAACTTCATTAGATGGGCTAAAGGTTTTAATTACTTATTGTGAAATGTAAATAGATGTGCCGGACTTCACCTATGTGCCAGTTAAGGTTTTAATTACTTATTGTGAAATGTAAATTTCAAAAACGGGCAAGGAGAACAAGAAGCTGATTTTAGTTTTAATTACTTATTGTGAAATGTAAATATAATTTCTTTTATCTTTTCATTCTTATCGTTTTAATTACTTATTGTGAAATGTAAATCGAATAAGTAGAGCTGGGATTATAATAATTTCCTTCAGTTTTAATTACTTATTGTGAAATGTAAATAAAAATGGATGAAGCAGGGTATGATGCAGAATGGGAGTTTTAATTACTCATTGTGAAATATAAATAAAAGTTCGATTGCTTTTTAATCGTCCAAATATTGTTTTAAACACTTATCATGAAATATAACCCCGCCCACCCTCAAAGCCAATAATCTGTTTTAAGGATTTTTCATCTAAAAACCACACCACAATCCTCCCATTTTTTTCATCCAGCGAAAACCGTTTTTGAAATATTTGTAACCGCTCGCATGGATTATATGCAAGAAGAGAGCTATTATTTGTTAGATGCAAAAGAGGATGTTACATAGGTTTGAAGGATGGTGTGCGGGAAAGCGATTTAATTGGAGCACTTGAAGAAGCGCAAACCGGGGCAGTCAAGCTGGATGCAACACGTTACGTGAATACTTTCCCAGAAAAAAACACGCCCATTTCTTAATACCATCGGGGACTGTTCATTGTTCTGGCGCTGATTCGATGATTCTCGAAATAAGCTTATCTGCCTACATTTTTACATTTAAGCTGTGGGATTGGGGACGATTAGGCTTAGACGGCAAACCACGGCCAGTGCATATTGATCATGGAAAAAAAGTGATTAATTGGAACCGTTCTGAAAAATGGGTGGCGGAAAATTTAGTGAATCAATTTGAACCTTTAATTGAAACAGCGACACATACCAAAGAGAAGACAGGCTTATATAAAACAGAACAAATTTATACAGAACGAGATTGGTTTACTGATTATGTCGATTACGATAACTCGGAAAAAACGGTGAATATGTTGAATTTAGTGGAAGGAGATAATGTCGTTGTCGAGAGCTTGGACGATGCCTTTGAAGCGTTTGAAGTTCGTTACGTGGAGACATTTGTTATTCCGGCTCAAGTGGAGAGATTTAGGATTAGAAATATTGGTAAAAGTGATCATGTTGCAGTATTACGAGCGCGAATTATGTGAATAGTAGGCGCAATCAGGAATGACTGGTTGTGCTTTTTTAGTGCATATAGTTCGGGGTTCGAATTTAGCCTTTGAACTTTATCATTGATAGTTTTGTTATAATATTCACAATTGCTGAATAGTGAAGAATTTAAATGGTGAGTCAGAATTCATGATACGGTAAAAAATAGAGAACTTATAGGCAATCACTTAAAAGATGTAATTAATGACTCAACTAATATCTTGAAAACAGAAACAAGAAGTTATATAGCTAAAGAGATACCTGGAACACCAAAAGTGAATTATAAAACAACTGTAAGAGAAAGTTTTCTAAAAGGTCCGGGCGGAGGAGTAAAGGTAGAATCTGTTTGGGATGGAGATAGGTTACTAACAATAATTGTTAAAGGTGGAAAATGAAATGAATTCATTCAAATTGAAACGATACGAATCATTTATTGAATTGAAAGATGATTTAAAAGAAGATACTATCTTAATTAGTGAGGCTTTATCTGATAGTAATAAATTTATAAAAGCTAACAATGATTTATTTGAAGCGGGATTCATATACTATGATACTGGTTTACAACCCCAAATAAAGATGTTATGCCAATCGCAAAAGATATTTTTGGGAGTGAACGAAATTTTTTTCTTGTATTGATTATATGGAGAACAAAAAGATGTTTGAGGTTGAATTACCTTCCTTGCTGTATGATGTTCTAGTAGATTTAGACTGTATTTATGTCGTATGTGTATGCGAACTAGATATATTTGTTTATCAAAATAATGGTACGCTTTTATGGAATATGGGTTTTAGAGATACAGTTGAAAGTTATTATTTGGAGGATGATGAGAGCATTATTATTGAGTGTAGTGATGGAGAACGGACAACTTTTCAGCTAGATTCAGGAGCAGTAAAATAAAACTTAACAAAAAAACATACATTTGCGAAACAATAACAAGTGTACGTTCTTTTTTGTTAATATGGGCACTAAACCAACAAAACCGCAACCAACGCCAAAACCGCTGGCACCCCTTGTTTCACCAAAATCCCCCTCGAAGACGTCGCGCCACCAAACAAAGCCGCGATCACTACGCAACTCAAAAAGAAAATTTGCACACTACCCGCAAACGTATCACCAGCAAAAAATAATCCCCAAGCTAGTCCAGCTGCCAAAAATCCATTATAAAGCCCTTGATTTGCAAATAAGGTTTGTACTTTTCGATTTGCAAGCAGTTCTTTTTCTACTCCAAAAGTTTTCGCTGCAAGGTTGGTATTCGAGAAAAACATTTCCAAAATCATAATATAAATATGCTCAATCATTACGATGAAAGTTAAAATAAATGCTAAAATAGTCATAAAAAATCCCTCTTTTCTACTCAGAAGTATAGCATAGATTGGTTTGTTTCTGACAAAATCAAGGCTCGAAAATTGACTTATTTCCCAAATCTCCGTAATATCAAACATAGACTACTAAATTTTAGTCTGAAAAGGGGGAAATTATATGCAACAAGAAAGAGCGATGGAGCGAAAAATTCGGCCAATCCCAATTATTGCCTCATTTTTGATGGCAGGATTTATTGGGTTATTTAGTGAAACGGCTTTGAATATGGCGCTTAGTGATTTGATACAGGTGTTTGATATTAGTTCAGCGACAGTGCAGTGGCTTACGACAGGTTACCTGCTAACGCTTGGAATATTAGTACCGATTTCTGGATTACTTTTACAATGGTTTACGACACGTGGATTATTTTTTACAGCAGTGAGTTTTTCGATTGCTGGGACACTGATTGCGGCAATTTCACCAACGTTTGCCATGTTAATGATTGGGCGGGTAGTACAAGCAGTAGGTACAGCGCTATTATTACCATTAATGTTTAATACCATTTTACTAATCTTCCCGGAGCATAAACGTGGCTCGGCAATGGGGATGATTGGACTGGTTATTATGTTTGCGCCAGCGGTTGGTCCGACAATTTCTGGATTAATTCTGGAAAACTTAACATGGAACTGGATTTTCTGGATTTCCTTACCATTCTTAATTATTGCATTATTATTTGGGATTAAATATATGCAAAATGTTTCGGTCGTAACAAAGCCGAAAATTGATATTTTGTCGATTATTCTTTCTACACTAGGTTTTGGTGGGGTTGTATTTGCCTTTAGTAGTGCAGGTGAAAATGGTTGGGGAAGCGCAACAGTTCTAACAGCAATTATTGTTGGTGGAATTTCACTTGCTTTATTTGTATGGCGCCAACTGACAATGGAAAAACCGTTAATGGATTTAAAAGTATTTAAATATCCGATGTTCACTTTAGGACTTATTTTGGTATTTATTAGTTTTATGATGATTCTTTCGACGATGATTTTACTTCCGCTTTACTTGCAAAATAGTTTAGCACTTGCGGCGTTTTCGGCGGGACTTGTGTTACTTCCAGGTGGGGTGTTGAACGGACTGATGTCGCCATTTACTGGTCGATTGTTTGATGCTTACGGACCGCGGGCGCTTGTTATTCCGGGATTTGTTGTTGCTGTTATTGCGTTATTCTTTTTAACAAGAATTGAAACAGATACGACGGCATTAACAATTATCGTGCTTCATTCGGTGTTGATGATTGGGATTTCGATGGTAATGATGCCTGCGCAAACCAATGGACTGAATCAACTGCCACGGAAGTTATATCCTGATGGTACGGCGATTATGAATACGTTGCAGCAAGTTTCTGGAGCAATCGGAACGGCTGTCGCAATCACGATTATGACAGCAGGACAAAAGGCTTACATGGAAACCGCGCAAGGAGCTGGACCGGAAGAAATGGTTGCATCACTTACAGCCGGAATCCAAAACGCCTTTGTTTTCGGATTAATTATGGCGTGTATTGGCCTTGTTTGCTCGTTATTTATTCGAAAAGCAAAATAATGATAGGACAGGAGCTTCTCTTAATTGAGAAGTTCTTTTTTTGACAAAAATTAGACGAACAGTTAAA from the Listeria seeligeri serovar 1/2b str. SLCC3954 genome contains:
- a CDS encoding CRISPR-associated helicase/endonuclease Cas3, which encodes MQKYLAKSNPPETIQEHTDNLLKNYQTLKKLYPEINIDWYLLELVCLLHDLGKMNRLFQKKLGNGSGVGKEIPHGYLSVAFVPYSKLEDLGYSEDEIQVVYQAIARHHERKKDFTEQEWETEIEKLSEQWETFFYERLADNADYSSEIDEIYFYPEARIFEGEDTVEIETFKNYVQLKGLLNRIDFAASAGIDVELENDFLQESMEHQLANFREKNAAADWNLLQKYMLQHQNENVVVIAETGMGKTEAGLLWLGNHKGFFTLPLRTAINAIYTRVTREIVTDKQAQRVGLLHSETYSQYLFHEENTEMEIDEYYTRTRQMSLPVTICTLDQLFDFVFRYAGFEHKLATLSYSKVIIDEIQMYSPDLLAYLILGLSYIDKFGGKFCVMTATLPGIVLDLLHDNGVDFIQPEEKFVSERVRHSVEVVHTEIDSAFIEPFFAGNRILVICNTISKAKKIYSELKAMFPNKKVRLIHSQFIKKDRSKKEEEIFEDGQKDNPESCIWVATQVVEASLDIDFDLLFTELSDINGLFQRMGRCYRNRALEVDTNVYVFDGGEKVCSGVGQFIDKTIFMNSKKALEKCNGALTEMKKMEIVEQIYSTEALKESEFYDELTQALNYVKSFDSYELDKKEVRSKFRNINSITAIPSTVWQENEEEITSYMEILAKSSKEVSKKEKMIARTNLAEFMLNIPDYLYKKSEGEVHRINRYETVIEFKCDYSEDIGIIMQEKQKESLFF
- the cas4 gene encoding CRISPR-associated protein Cas4, which produces MRISGTHVYYYFVCKRKLWCFSKEIRMEHLDENVQLGKLLDETSYTRENGQVMIDETVNIDFIKDWKVLHEVKKSRAIEEAGIWQLKYYMYFLKQRGIVIEKGVVDYPKIRQRETIFLLEEDESEIEKVLTEIENITTDMKPPKVIDKPLCKKCAYYEYCYI
- the cas5b gene encoding type I-B CRISPR-associated protein Cas5b, producing the protein MLIMKAIRVKLWQDLVNYKKPTSFQLKETYPLPPYSTVIGMIHTLCGFTSYHEMKISIQGKYFSKVNDLATRYEFKNGMTYDATRHQIKVDNYGVSRGISTVELLVDLELLLHIIPEDPALVPVIEKAFKEPIEYPSLGRREDIATIQAVDVVEVEKRKPKENKSVNISKDYNAYVPISLAESKVVRFKSQESSVGRSKLLGTRYLLTEKYERVNHGTEKAPKFFRKWRKKDVIYSSRIFVSKNDVFFLDKDDCLVFIEEEV
- the cas7i gene encoding type I-B CRISPR-associated protein Cas7/Cst2/DevR, coding for MKNKGLAMTIVFQAESANYGESLGNISALKKISRNNGDQYTYISRQAIRYNLMEQIGEKVAPVKAEGGGDKKVIQFLSEASIADFPELDFFGYLKTEKGTAGQKRSAKVRLSNAISLETFKGDLDFLTNKGQADKINENMNIAQAEIHKSYYRYTITIDLDQIGIDGTVEIDNKEKARRVKKLMDTVAFLYRDIRGRREDLKPLFVIGGVYDVKNPVFQNVVDVLDNKIVIKNIDDLLQYEDIRENTKVGIIDGQFANADEVKSKLNAESVPAFFNEIKGKIDAYYEGN
- the cas8a1 gene encoding type I-B CRISPR-associated protein Cas8b1/Cst1 codes for the protein MQAEIEVRANDWLINSGITGFLNIVGKENVRIDGQSLYFSTDILEGFETKYFNYFIKEYKETLAWHKIVSYKEKMEYYRAEEFASFDEKALDDLNKYTKDVVKFYLKKPNYIKVFPLIDPEANITEWLGNLTTITISKKQKFEEVKVEILESVKSTYNQIDAIIDFCASEKGLKYLGAKNLIYSVINKGWSGVSFLFKQTKFIDPYEDYKTTFLDPVFEYLDTDLSKAKYNCFICNQPIKTLKLDLSFMNDVGFDTARKTSHVWDFNNDVATCPVCRLIYSCVPAGFTYVYGEGMFVNDSFSIDKLLDVNVHMRESILHFNNEGINSNNPYRALVESITMEKEDKRRYELADIQLVRYENEHYRFNILSKKMLHILNDSKTILKSLIRCGYKEGNLNINLYKEVIQHLMNNENLFTLIHKLIFYKQTNANGLYYNMGHVAGILEINTKFLKEIDVMTNISQKQLWFVQSCGTEFKEGYYGKKSENKIAGITYKLLNALKVNDKDGFMDTLLNSYSYLAKPIPSVFMNVFSNDEAFKSVGYAFMLGVGGERTKKEDGGNTDEK
- the cas1b gene encoding type I-B CRISPR-associated endonuclease Cas1b, with amino-acid sequence MRKIESYYLFSDGELKRKDNVIRLTAPDGRFKDLKVEMTREIFLFGEVNMNTKGLNYIGQLGIPVHIFNYYGFYSGSYYPRETNVSGQLLIAQVENYTDEKKRLYIASEFIEAASFNLLRNLRYYKQRGKDVTKEMDEIKFLRKSIGKMEDIQSLMGIEGNIRKTYYEAWQKIINQEIDFEKRVKRPPDNMINTLISYVNSLVYSSCLTEIYKTQLNPVISYLHSAGERRFSLCLDIAEIFKPLIADRIIFSLLNKNVITEDNFEKEANFCYMNKAARQKVLQAYDLRMKETIKHRDLGRNVSYRHLIRLECYKLVKHLMNDKEYEGFKIWW